In Desulfobaccales bacterium, a genomic segment contains:
- a CDS encoding alpha/beta hydrolase, with amino-acid sequence MNTPCKSYSAIVLVLSLLFSCVAIDKKTTTWHDYMGGAIAPEPLVLHYETYGQGDPVIFLHGLGGSLYTWRHLIGPLSPHYRLILFDLKGAGESPKPYDDKYSMFDQAELIYQFILQNNLQHVTLVGHSFGGGVALLLALKFTQRDPSRLSRLILIDTIAYPQKLPGVIRMLRMPVLGWLGLHLIPDKTKVRNLMETLYYDHSKINWEDVEAYAAPLASPGAKHAFQQTARQITPDHLDEIIRMYPQIEVPTLIIWGREDRIIPLENGVRLHQAMKNSQLIVIERCGHDPPEEKAEKVIEIMQNFLGDNVQPELNVTHHMPYLGLNKNRRSPIFATGFRLSPGQPKMAEMIIEK; translated from the coding sequence ATGAATACCCCTTGCAAGTCATACTCTGCCATTGTACTTGTCTTGAGTCTCCTGTTTTCTTGTGTAGCCATTGATAAGAAGACGACCACCTGGCATGACTACATGGGGGGCGCCATTGCCCCGGAACCCTTGGTACTCCATTATGAAACCTACGGGCAAGGAGACCCTGTCATCTTTCTTCATGGCCTTGGAGGCAGCCTCTATACATGGAGGCACCTAATCGGACCGTTGTCGCCCCATTACCGGCTCATATTATTTGACCTTAAGGGCGCTGGAGAATCACCCAAACCTTATGACGATAAATACTCCATGTTTGATCAGGCAGAGCTGATCTACCAGTTTATCCTGCAAAATAATTTGCAGCATGTCACCTTGGTGGGACATTCCTTCGGCGGCGGGGTGGCTTTACTTCTGGCACTGAAATTTACTCAACGAGACCCTTCCAGGTTATCCCGGCTGATTCTTATTGACACCATCGCTTATCCCCAGAAGTTGCCGGGGGTGATACGAATGTTAAGAATGCCGGTGTTGGGATGGCTGGGCCTACATCTTATTCCAGACAAGACCAAAGTCCGCAACCTGATGGAAACGTTATATTATGACCACAGTAAGATTAATTGGGAAGACGTGGAGGCCTATGCCGCACCCTTGGCCTCCCCCGGTGCGAAGCATGCATTTCAGCAGACTGCCAGGCAGATAACTCCGGACCACCTGGATGAAATAATCAGAATGTATCCACAGATCGAAGTGCCCACCCTGATTATTTGGGGCCGGGAGGATAGAATAATTCCTTTGGAAAACGGGGTACGCCTGCATCAAGCCATGAAAAATTCCCAATTGATAGTCATTGAGCGCTGCGGTCACGATCCCCCTGAAGAAAAAGCTGAAAAAGTAATAGAGATAATGCAAAACTTTCTTGGAGATAATGTTCAACCGGAACTCAACGTTACGCATCACATGCCTTATCTCGGCCTAAACAAAAACCGCCGAAGTCCTATCTTTGCGACAGGATTTCGTCTCAGTCCAGGCCAGCCCAAAATGGCTGAAATGATCATCGAGAAATAA
- a CDS encoding TIR domain-containing protein encodes MADVFISYAREDKDFVIRLNDALKVRQREGWVDLEDIPPIF; translated from the coding sequence ATGGCGGATGTCTTCATTTCCTATGCCCGTGAGGATAAGGACTTTGTCATTCGGCTCAATGATGCCCTGAAGGTTCGCCAGCGGGAGGGCTGGGTGGACCTGGAGGATATCCCGCCCATATTCTGA
- a CDS encoding integrase core domain-containing protein, protein MDIEQIFTSFNSLKGNAETERFIRTLKEECLWLEEVSSLNEAQKRLSAWIGFYNNHYLHSALGYRSPQEYERLYHEEKLGKAA, encoded by the coding sequence ATGGACATTGAGCAGATCTTCACCAGTTTTAATAGTCTCAAGGGCAACGCTGAAACCGAGCGGTTTATACGGACTTTGAAGGAAGAATGCCTTTGGCTGGAAGAGGTTAGCAGCTTAAACGAAGCCCAGAAAAGGCTCTCAGCCTGGATCGGCTTTTACAACAATCATTACTTGCACTCGGCCCTGGGGTATCGGAGCCCTCAGGAATATGAACGGCTTTACCATGAAGAGAAACTGGGAAAAGCCGCTTGA